Proteins encoded by one window of Carassius auratus strain Wakin chromosome 24, ASM336829v1, whole genome shotgun sequence:
- the kcnj12a gene encoding ATP-sensitive inward rectifier potassium channel 12: protein MSVGRIGRYSIVSTEEDGLRLTTMHGGGMNGYGNGKIHTRRKCRNRFVKKNGQCNVQFTNMNEKSLRYLADIFTTCVDIRWRYMLLVFTLVFVISWLAFGLAFWVIALLHGDLDNPAGDDNFTPCVLQVNGFIAAFLFSIETQTTIGYGFRCVTEECPLAVFLVVFQSIVGSIIDCFMIGAIMAKMARPKKRAQTLLFSHNAIIAMRDGKLCLMWRVGNLRKSHIVEAHVRAQLIKPRVTTEGEYIPLDQLDINVGFDKGLDRIFLVSPITILHQIDQESPLFGISKQDLETADFEIVVILEGMVEATAMTAQARSSYLASEILWGHRFEPVLFEEKNQYKVDYSHFHKTYEVPSTPHCSAKDMMENKYLVVPSANTFCYENELAILNHEEEEDDVPEGIKPERAMSLSPERTPRHEFERLQNPRCTEQRSYRRESEI, encoded by the coding sequence ATGAGCGTGGGTCGGATCGGTCGCTACAGCATCGTGTCGACGGAGGAGGATGGTCTGCGCTTGACGACCATGCACGGTGGAGGGATGAATGGATACGGCAATGGCAAGATCCATACTCGGCGGAAATGTCGAAACcgctttgtaaagaaaaatggaCAATGCAATGTGCAGTTCACCAACATGAACGAGAAGTCCCTGCGGTACCTGGCGGACATATTCACCACTTGTGTGGACATCCGCTGGCGCTACATGCTACTTGTTTTCACGCTAGTCTTCGTGATTTCTTGGTTAGCGTTCGGGTTGGCATTTTGGGTCATTGCGCTTCTTCACGGTGACTTGGACAACCCGGCAGGGGACGACAACTTCACGCCATGCGTGCTGCAAGTAAACGGCTTCATTGCAGCATTCCTGTTCTCCATCGAGACGCAAACAACCATCGGTTATGGTTTCCGCTGCGTGACGGAAGAGTGTCCTCTCGCAGTGTTTCTCGTGGTCTTCCAGTCCATCGTGGGCAGCATCATCGACTGCTTCATGATTGGGGCAATCATGGCCAAAATGGCACGTCCCAAGAAGCGAGCACAGACTCTGCTGTTCTCGCATAACGCCATCATTGCCATGCGTGACGGAAAACTGTGCTTGATGTGGCGGGTGGGGAACTTGCGAAAGAGCCACATTGTTGAGGCACATGTCCGAGCGCAGCTTATCAAGCCGAGGGTTACGACCGAAGGCGAGTACATCCCCCTCGACCAGCTGGACATTAACGTTGGATTCGACAAAGGACTTGATCGCATCTTCCTAGTCTCGCCAATCACCATCCTGCATCAAATCGACCAAGAGAGCCCTTTGTTCGGCATCAGCAAGCAGGACCTAGAAACAGCGGATTTTGAGATCGTGGTCATCTTGGAGGGAATGGTGGAGGCCACGGCGATGACGGCGCAGGCGCGAAGCTCCTACTTGGCTAGCGAGATCCTCTGGGGCCATCGATTCGAGCCGGTGTTGTTCGAGGAAAAGAACCAATACAAGGTTGACTACTCACACTTCCACAAGACGTACGAGGTGCCGTCCACACCGCACTGCAGTGCCAAGGACATGATGGAAAACAAGTACCTGGTGGTGCCCAGCGCTAACACCTTCTGCTACGAGAACGAGCTGGCGATCCTGAACCACGAAGAGGAAGAGGACGACGTTCCAGAAGGGATAAAGCCAGAGCGAGCAATGAGCCTCAGCCCAGAGAGAACCCCTCGACATGAATTCGAACGACTGCAGAACCCTCGCTGCACAGAGCAAAGGTCATACCGCAGGGAGTCGGAGATATGA